A single Cucumis melo cultivar AY chromosome 4, USDA_Cmelo_AY_1.0, whole genome shotgun sequence DNA region contains:
- the LOC103503872 gene encoding gibberellin-regulated protein 11-like translates to MDYSLPPRNFSKIKKEKVPYFVTHLTPPLPSPPLPSPPLPAFYIYYKYQHFLSHLHSFSNPFSLHLHTMAIPKIIPCLVAMSLLVLCFVEADDMVVGVAASPTLTQNINCGGACASRCKLSSRPNLCKRACGTCCARCSCVPPGTSGNYGACPCYAKLTTHGGRRKCP, encoded by the exons ATGGATTATTCCCTTCCGCCAcgaaatttttcaaaaattaaaaaagaaaaagtcccCTACTTTGTCACTCACCTAACACCTCCCCTCCCCTCCCCTCCCCTCCCCTCCCCTCCCCTCCCCGCCTTTTATATTTACTATAAATATCAACACTTCCTTTCTCATTTACATTCATTTTCTAACCCTTTCTCTCTTCATCTTCATACCATGGCAATTCCTAAAATCATCCCTTGTCTTGTTGCGATGTCTCTTCTCGTTCTTTGTTTTGTTGAAGCTGATGACATG GTTGTTGGTGTTGCAGCTAGTCCCACTTTGACTCAAAATATTA ATTGTGGAGGAGCTTGTGCATCGAGGTGCAAACTATCTTCAAGGCCGAACTTGTGCAAGAGGGCATGTGGCACGTGCTGTGCACGTTGCAGCTGCGTGCCGCCGGGCACTTCCGGAAACTATGGGGCTTGCCCTTGCTACGCGAAACTGACCACTCACGGCGGCCGGCGAAAGTGTCCTTGA
- the LOC103503877 gene encoding gibberellin-regulated protein 1-like has translation MAATKGLVFVMLLIAFAMLLMESGQMIITTQVDNPLPQEIDCGKACDARCRLSSRQKICKRACGTCCARCQCVPPGTSGNYDVCPCYANMTTHGGRHKCP, from the exons ATGGCAGCAACTAAAGGTCTTGTGTTTGTTATGCTTCTCATTGCTTTTGCTATGCTCCTTATGGAATCAGGCCAAATG ATTATCACAACTCAGGTGGATAACCCTCTTCCTCAAGAGATAG ATTGTGGCAAAGCTTGTGATGCAAGGTGCCGATTATCGTCGAGGCAGAAGATCTGTAAGAGGGCATGTGGAACCTGTTGCGCTCGCTGTCAATGCGTTCCGCCAGGCACTTCAGGCAACTACGATGTTTGTCCCTGCTACGCTAATATGACCACACATGGTGGCAGGCACAAGTGTCCCTAG